From the genome of Bacillota bacterium, one region includes:
- a CDS encoding bifunctional riboflavin kinase/FAD synthetase, with the protein MKGRCLLRNDRYLLEPDETAHPARIGWYPPEPPAGETVVAIGTFDGVHLGHQAIVGQAAELAFKQGAACVAVTFEPHPRHVLNPASALPILTPLPERVRLLLQSGAAAVAVITFDRKLAALDAETFVDCVLRRQLRARGVVAGFNFGFGRNRSGSAATLERFGEKAGLAVRIVQPVESGGRVVSSSEIRRLLQEGDVKEAARLLGRAYRVGGVVVKGDGRGRALGYPTANVRPDPLQLVPADGVYLALLDGMPALAVISARPTFGQDARRWLEVHVLEGWWELYGRQVSVDLLQKLRPIVRFESAQKLAAQIEADRRSALAYFAAAREPHLQQRPGV; encoded by the coding sequence GTGAAGGGGCGATGTCTGCTGCGCAACGATCGATATCTGTTGGAGCCGGATGAGACGGCTCACCCCGCCCGCATCGGATGGTACCCCCCGGAGCCACCCGCCGGGGAGACGGTGGTTGCCATCGGGACCTTCGATGGGGTTCACCTGGGGCACCAGGCCATCGTGGGGCAGGCGGCCGAACTGGCCTTCAAACAGGGCGCGGCCTGCGTTGCGGTCACCTTCGAGCCGCACCCGCGCCACGTGTTGAACCCGGCGTCCGCGCTCCCCATCCTCACGCCGCTGCCCGAGCGTGTGCGGCTGCTCCTCCAAAGCGGAGCGGCCGCCGTGGCCGTCATCACCTTCGACCGCAAGCTCGCGGCGCTGGACGCCGAGACGTTCGTCGATTGCGTCTTGCGCCGGCAGCTCCGTGCTCGAGGGGTGGTGGCGGGGTTCAACTTCGGATTCGGGCGCAACCGCAGCGGGTCGGCAGCCACGCTCGAGCGGTTCGGTGAGAAAGCGGGCCTGGCGGTTCGGATTGTCCAGCCCGTCGAAAGCGGCGGGCGCGTCGTCTCGTCGAGCGAGATTCGCCGGCTGCTTCAAGAAGGCGACGTAAAGGAGGCGGCCCGGCTCCTCGGCAGGGCCTACCGGGTCGGCGGGGTCGTCGTAAAAGGGGACGGCCGGGGGCGCGCTCTGGGCTACCCCACCGCCAACGTGCGGCCGGATCCGCTGCAGCTTGTGCCGGCCGACGGGGTGTACCTGGCGCTTCTCGACGGCATGCCGGCCCTCGCGGTGATCAGCGCTCGTCCCACCTTTGGCCAGGACGCGCGGCGCTGGCTTGAGGTGCATGTCCTCGAAGGGTGGTGGGAACTGTACGGCCGGCAGGTGTCCGTGGACCTGCTCCAGAAGCTGCGGCCCATCGTACGCTTTGAAAGCGCCCAAAAGCTCGCGGCCCAGATCGAGGCAGACCGCAGGTCCGCCCTGGCCTACTTCGCTGCGGCGCGTGAGCCGCATCTTCAGCAGAGGCCCGGAGTGTGA